A genomic region of Catalinimonas niigatensis contains the following coding sequences:
- the lptB gene encoding LPS export ABC transporter ATP-binding protein, which translates to MKRLRGENLVKKYKKRTVVDNISVEVSQGEIVGLLGPNGAGKTTTFYMIVGLIKPNEGKIFLDDEEITALPMYRRAKKGIGYLAQEASVFRKLSVQDNILAVLEMTKMSKKARHEKMEALLEEFSLTHVRKNLGMVLSGGERRRTEIARALAVDPHFVLLDEPFAGVDPIAVEEIQSIIAQLKNKNIGILITDHNVNETLSITDRAYLMFEGKLLKAGSAEELANDEQVRRVYLGQNFELRRKF; encoded by the coding sequence ATGAAGAGACTAAGAGGTGAAAACCTAGTCAAAAAATATAAAAAAAGGACTGTCGTTGATAACATCAGCGTTGAAGTTTCCCAAGGTGAAATTGTTGGACTGCTGGGGCCTAATGGAGCAGGTAAGACCACCACCTTTTACATGATCGTTGGTCTTATCAAACCGAATGAAGGGAAAATATTCTTGGATGATGAGGAAATTACTGCTTTACCCATGTACCGCAGAGCCAAAAAAGGCATTGGATACCTTGCCCAGGAAGCTTCTGTCTTCCGTAAACTTAGTGTGCAAGACAATATTCTGGCGGTTTTGGAAATGACAAAAATGTCAAAAAAAGCAAGACATGAAAAGATGGAAGCACTTCTGGAAGAATTTAGCCTGACTCATGTAAGAAAGAACTTGGGTATGGTATTATCCGGTGGAGAAAGAAGGCGTACTGAGATTGCCCGTGCTTTGGCAGTTGACCCCCATTTTGTGTTGCTGGATGAACCTTTTGCAGGTGTTGACCCTATTGCCGTTGAGGAAATTCAAAGTATTATAGCCCAGTTAAAAAATAAAAATATTGGTATATTAATAACAGATCATAATGTAAACGAAACTCTTTCTATTACCGATAGGGCTTATTTAATGTTTGAGGGCAAACTTCTTAAAGCAGGAAGTGCCGAAGAATTAGCCAATGATGAACAAGTAAGAAGAGTATATCTTGGTCAAAACTTTGAAC
- a CDS encoding bifunctional folylpolyglutamate synthase/dihydrofolate synthase, with the protein MNYQQAIQYLYDALPMFQRIGKSAFKKDLTNTLSFCAHLQNPQNTFATVHVAGTNGKGSSAHSIAAILQAAGYKTGLYTSPHLKSFTERIRINGHPIDEESVIRFVQNHKDFMESLKPSFFETTVAMAFDYFRQEQVDIAVIEVGMGGRLDSTNVIQPLLSLITHISMDHTDFLGDTLEKIAVEKAGIIKQKTPVIIGEKQTATVNVFTEIAQRRQASLSFASDDYQVSIARVIDGKYTVNVEKEGQLVFGDLALSLGAHYQLKNLPGILKSVDILIEKGFNITAENIRYALGAVSELTSLKGRWQILSKKPLIICDTGHNKGAFEEIGLQLRHIHYRKLYVVLGVNEEKEPQHLLPFLPPDAYYLFCQADIPRAMPVDTLAKLALESGFQGEVHTSVSKAYQKAKALAQADDCIFVGGSTFVVAEIEDLS; encoded by the coding sequence ATGAATTATCAGCAAGCTATTCAGTATCTTTATGACGCCTTACCTATGTTTCAACGCATAGGAAAATCTGCTTTCAAAAAAGACCTTACCAACACACTTTCCTTTTGTGCGCATCTTCAAAATCCACAGAATACATTTGCCACAGTGCATGTTGCAGGTACCAATGGAAAGGGGAGTAGTGCGCATAGTATCGCAGCCATATTGCAGGCGGCAGGTTACAAAACAGGATTGTATACCTCTCCTCACCTCAAAAGTTTTACTGAAAGAATCAGAATTAATGGTCATCCTATAGATGAAGAGAGTGTAATAAGGTTTGTCCAAAACCACAAAGATTTCATGGAAAGCCTCAAACCTTCATTTTTTGAGACTACTGTGGCTATGGCTTTTGATTACTTTAGACAGGAGCAGGTGGATATTGCGGTCATTGAAGTGGGAATGGGAGGGAGGCTTGACTCTACCAATGTAATACAGCCTCTGTTGAGTTTGATTACCCATATTAGTATGGACCATACGGATTTTTTGGGTGATACACTGGAAAAAATTGCTGTTGAGAAAGCAGGTATCATCAAACAGAAGACCCCGGTGATCATTGGAGAAAAGCAAACTGCAACGGTAAATGTGTTTACTGAAATTGCGCAGCGGCGACAGGCTTCATTAAGCTTTGCGTCAGATGATTATCAGGTCAGTATTGCGCGTGTCATAGATGGAAAATATACAGTCAATGTAGAGAAAGAGGGGCAACTGGTATTTGGAGATTTAGCTCTTTCGCTGGGTGCACATTATCAGTTAAAAAACCTGCCGGGTATCCTGAAGTCAGTAGATATTCTGATAGAAAAAGGTTTCAATATTACTGCTGAAAATATTCGTTATGCATTAGGGGCAGTAAGCGAACTGACCAGCCTCAAAGGACGTTGGCAAATTCTGAGCAAAAAACCATTGATCATTTGCGATACGGGTCATAATAAAGGTGCATTTGAAGAGATAGGATTACAACTCAGACATATCCACTACCGGAAATTATATGTTGTTTTAGGAGTGAATGAAGAAAAAGAACCTCAGCATTTATTACCATTTCTTCCTCCTGATGCATATTATCTATTTTGTCAGGCAGATATTCCCAGGGCTATGCCGGTAGATACATTGGCCAAACTCGCTTTGGAAAGTGGCTTTCAGGGGGAAGTGCACACAAGTGTGAGTAAGGCTTATCAAAAAGCAAAAGCACTAGCCCAGGCCGATGACTGTATATTTGTAGGAGGTAGTACTTTTGTAGTAGCTGAAATTGAAGATTTATCATGA